One part of the Malus sylvestris chromosome 2, drMalSylv7.2, whole genome shotgun sequence genome encodes these proteins:
- the LOC126613349 gene encoding arabinogalactan protein 23, which yields MEMKKIACAVLFAAASVSSVMAHAGHAHAPAPGPGAAPSDASASLPVLGSVVGASVVSFIAYYMH from the coding sequence ATGGAAATGAAGAAGATTGCTTGTGCTGTCCTCTTCGCAGCCGCCTCTGTCAGCTCTGTGATGGCTCATGCAGGCCACGCCCACGCGCCCGCCCCGGGACCAGGAGCAGCCCCAAGTGATGCCTCTGCCAGCCTCCCCGTCCTAGGGTCCGTGGTTGGTGCATCCGTTGTGTCATTCATTGCTTACTACATgcattaa
- the LOC126609300 gene encoding uncharacterized protein LOC126609300, which translates to MGGHASDRERETERERGRGRSGDVSAIAADPRFHEWERGDNQRKVWGYSDLSLSLLRFSLLISFWFWKSLTFWVSERLLMMRKVWRSDLLVWGFTDREGRERELIEGVGEYGLAQREDQNKREKRLPSLLSGKWRAQWTQFHGRSLYCLIIRTVSFCSSSQNKVADPQAIKDKDSKVLNQICILVLLLGSLSVKGT; encoded by the exons ATGGGAGGCCATGCCtccgatagagagagagagacagagcgagagagagggagagggaggagtgggGATGTCAGTGCCATTGCTGCAGATCCTCGATTTCATGAGTGGGAGAGGGGGGACAACCAGAGAAAAGTATGGGGGTACtccgatctctctctctctctcctccgtttctctctcttaatttccttttggttttggaaatcTCTGACCTTTTGGGTGAGTGAGAGATTATTGATGATGAGAAAAGTATGGAGGTCTGACCTTTTGGTTTGG GGATTCACGGacagagaagggagagagagagagttgattgAGGGAGTTGGTGAGTATGGGCTTGCACAGAGGGAAGATCAAAACAAACGTGAAAAGCGCCTGCCCTCCCTCCTAAGTGGGAAATGGCGAGCGCAGTGGACCCAATTTCATGGCAG AAGTTTGTACTGCCTCATCATTAGAACTGTTTCTTTCTGCTCTTCTTCTCAAAACAAGGTCGCAGATCCACAGGCCATCAAG GACAAAGATAGCAAGGTTCTAAATCAAATTTGTATCCTGGTTCTGCTGCTAGGTTCACTATCAGTAAAAGGCACATGA
- the LOC126610585 gene encoding uncharacterized protein LOC126610585 — protein sequence MAAMITRRFSFKLSRLYHHHHSSLSASSTYLAAQNLQNPKIPDHFTHSSYSTLSPNPFKSSSNPTTIIDHYIKSSNAKPISHNLTWVPNSKSITQNPEFKKTNLGLTFTQSCSRFSTNLYNPRFNGSSDQKPRFFSTSSSSPSPDPESEKSQNPESEKPQNPNEYPSQNPNFKHHEIEGPTVERDLSTLANETREVLESMAKNMYSLSRALALLGLAQLGVGAWISYITKSTPMPEVSVQSILAFGLPFTLAFMLRQSLKSIYFFKKMEEQGRLRILTLTLQVAKNLNVFFVRVRGVSFLCIAGLSAGVLFAALTR from the coding sequence ATGGCCGCCATGATCACACGCAGATTCAGCTTCAAGCTTTCAAGGCtctatcatcatcatcattcatcattgtCTGCATCCTCCACCTACCTTGCCGCCCAAAAccttcaaaaccctaaaatcccaGACCACTTCACTCACTCCTCCTATTCCACTCTCTCCCCAAATCCTTTCAAATCTTCATCAAACCCCACCACCATTATCGATCATTACATAAAATCATCAAATGCAAAACCCATAAGCCATAATCTAACTTGGGTACCCAATTCAAAATCCATTACTCAAAACCCTGAATTCAAAAAAACCAATCTTGGTCTTACTTTTACACAATCGTGTTCAAGGTTCAGTACCAATTTGTACAATCCTAGGTTTAATGGGTCATCAGATCAAAAACCCAGATTTTTTTCAACTTCTTCTAGTTCACCGTCACCGGATCCAGAATCTgaaaaatcccaaaacccaGAATCTGAAAAGCCCCAAAACCCAAATGAATACCCTAGTCAAAACCCTAACTTCAAGCACCACGAAATCGAAGGACCGACGGTGGAGCGAGACCTTTCGACTTTGGCCAATGAGACCAGAGAAGTTCTGGAATCGATGGCCAAAAACATGTATAGTCTGAGCAGGGCATTGGCTCTTCTGGGTTTGGCTCAACTCGGCGTCGGAGCTTGGATTTCGTACATTACCAAATCGACCCCAATGCCGGAGGTTTCAGTTCAGAGCATTTTGGCTTTCGGGTTACCCTTTACGCTGGCGTTCATGTTGAGGCAGAGTTTGAAGTCAATCTACTTCTTTAAGAAGATGGAGGAGCAAGGCAGGCTGCGGATTCTGACTCTCACCCTTCAGGTTGCTAAGAATTTGAATGTGTTCTTCGTTCGTGTTCGCGGCGTTTCATTCTTGTGCATTGCTGGCTTGTCAGCCGGAGTGTTGTTCGCTGCGCTTACGAGATGA
- the LOC126610576 gene encoding putative disease resistance RPP13-like protein 1, whose protein sequence is MVAGELFLGAFLQVLLDRLTPRGILNFGRLRIVDRKLKKWSAILSAIGAVLYDAEEKQLTSEAIRLWLDDLKDLAYDVEDILDRFSIQTLRRKVKQRHGTRASKVRSLIPKAKFNFCMNMKMKEITDRLVEISERKDQLRLNDTGTSAYTTKAYRVPPSSCQPDGPVIGRDEDKMKMVELLSISEPCTSNFHVVSILGMAGIGKTTLAGHVFNDDAMEQFDLKVWVYVSDDFNIVRVTKAILESITSEHCKLKEFSKVQDNLSKELAGKKFLIVLDDVWSTCDYDMWTKLQSPFRVGALGSKVLVTTRHETVAKIMGAIQVHNLNYISNDDCWQVFEQHSFLDINNGRPRNFELLREKILAKCNGLPLAARTLGGLLRCKGMGEWEGILDSKIWSLSDKSGILPVLKLSYHSLPSNLKRCFAYCSILPNDYEFSEKQLILLWMAEGLIQHSEEGRQMEDLGGEYFQELLSRSLFQKSNKSNSKYVMHDLISELARWAAGKVCFRLEDNVDKSMQQLRCTPKARHSSYISGEFDGAKKFGTFFSAKHLRTFLPFTLSENPQNYVTCKVTLDLLPKLQYLRVFSMNSYQITELPNSIGKLKFLRYLDVSHTLITRLPESTSTLCNLQVLLLENCSRLEVLPINMRNLINLRHLNNSNVPSLKGMPLQLGRLTNLQTLANFSVGKGSASRLMDIGPLLHLRGTLHLSRLENVTEVEDARRADLISKEGIDFLLLQWSEGSGTREMEADVLDMLQPHRNLKELTIRGYSGVKISTWVGNPSFTNIVVVRLQDCCNCKFLPPLGQLPSLKEISIKGMSEVENVGSEFYGEGSFPFPVLETLSFQNMQRWKEWFPCERLQGIREFPCLKMLSIDACPKLEGTIPENISSLENLVIRECDQLVVSVANYRELIMLCVHSCKGLVYQSAVEFQLLDLEITGCAELTPSLQSEDTLLQHFTSLHRLTIEGNSHLVQLHHLTSLQELHIDKWPSLVSFPEVDLPPSLKEIKIRGCDSLTHFARYRLPPSLRRIEINRCQNLISLVEDRDGSASSSSSPCLTQNEESCLEYLSIWSCPSLTSLSSRIQLPKALKHLQIHTCKQLEFITDTFDHNTHLEYIHIWYCPNLKSLPEGLCYLPNLQKLSIYGCRSLVSFQRGGFEIIASNLREIDITNCDKLEALPKGMHNLNSLEILRIPYCDGFMSFLGEGFPPNLISLKILNLKSCEPLFQCGLHRLTSLRELWISGEDPDLVFFPPTEMVLPKSLIKLIVEDFPHLRYLSSKGFQFLTSLKSLYIWTCPKLESIPYEGQLVPLTQLSIRHCPLLEARCKPDKGRYWRSIAHVPYIWLGDKRILAP, encoded by the coding sequence atGGTAGCTGGAGAATTATTTCTTGGGGCATTTCTGCAGGTGCTGCTCGACAGGTTGACGCCCCGCGGTATCCTCAACTTCGGTCGCCTACGGATTGTCGATAGGAAACTGAAGAAATGGAGTGCAATACTGTCTGCAATTGGAGCTGTGCTGTATGATGCGGAAGAGAAACAGCTCACAAGTGAGGCAATCAGACTGTGGCTGGATGATCTCAAAGACCTGGCTTATGATGTGGAAGACATATTGGACAGATTCTCCATTCAGACGTTACGACGCAAGGTCAAGCAGCGACATGGAACTCGAGCGAGCAAGGTACGGAGCCTAATTCCTAAAGCTAAATTCAACTTTTGTATGAACATGAAAATGAAGGAGATTACGGATAGACTGGTAGAGATATCTGAACGGAAGGACCAGCTTCGCTTGAACGATACTGGAACTTCGGCATACACTACTAAGGCATATAGAGTGCCTCCCAGTTCTTGTCAACCAGATGGACCTGTTATCGGAAGGGATGAAGACAAAATGAAGATGGTCGAGTTGCTGTCAATATCCGAGCCTTGTACCAGCAACTTTCATGTAGTTTCCATTCTTGGCATGGCGGGGATCGGAAAGACAACACTTGCAGGACATGTATTCAACGATGATGCCATGGAACAGTTCGATCTTAAGGTATGGGTGTATGTGTCGGATGACTTCAACATCGTAAGAGTGACAAAGGCAATTCTTGAATCGATCACATCCGAGCACTGTAAGTTGAAGGAGTTCAGTAAAGTTCAGGACAATCTGAGTAAGGAATTAGCTGGTAAGAAGTTTCTGATTGTTTTGGACGATGTTTGGAGCACATGTGACTATGATATGTGGACGAAGTTGCAGTCCCCATTTCGGGTTGGAGCACTGGGAAGCAAGGTACTTGTGACAACACGTCATGAAACAGTTGCGAAAATTATGGGAGCAATTCAAGTTCATAATTTGAATTATATATCAAATGATGATTGCTGGCAAGTGTTTGAACAGCATTCATTCTTGGACATTAACAATGGCAGACCGCGCAATTTTGAGTTACTTCGGGAGAAAATCCTTGCAAAATGCAATGGATTGCCTCTGGCTGCGAGAACTCTTGGTGGACTTTTACGGTGTAAAGGAATGGGCGAATGGGAAGGAATATTAGACAGCAAAATATGGAGTCTATCAGATAAGAGTGGCATTCTCCCAGTACTGAAATTGAGCTATCACTCTCTCCCTTCAAACCTTAAAAGATGCTTTGCCTATTGCTCAATACTTCCCAATGACTACGAATTTAGTGAGAAGCAGTTGATCCTCCTGTGGATGGCAGAGGGTTTGATTCAGCATTCGGAAGAAGGTAGACAAATGGAAGATCTGGGTGGAGAGTATTTTCAGGAGCTTTTATCCAGGTCATTGTTTCAGAAATCGAACAAAAGCAATTCAAAATATGTAATGCATGACCTCATTAGTGAACTCGCACGGTGGGCTGCAGGAAAAGTATGTTTTAGATTGGAGGATAATGTGGATAAGAGCATGCAACAGCTCAGATGTACTCCAAAAGCTCGTCATTCTTCTTACATTTCTGGAGAGTTTGAtggggctaaaaaatttggcaccTTTTTCTCGGCTAAACACCTGCGGACTTTCCTACCGTTTACACTTTCAGAAAACCCCCAGAATTATGTGACTTGTAAGGTTACTCTTGATTTATTGCCAAAATTGCAATACTTACGGGTCTTCTCTATGAACAGCTATCAAATAACTGAGCTACCAAATTCGATTGGTAAACTGAAGTTTCTACGCTACCTTGATGTTTCTCACACACTGATAACACGGTTACCTGAATCAACAAGCACACTTTGTAACTTACAGGTATTGCTATTAGAGAATTGTTCACGTTTGGAGGTACTGCCCATAAACATGAGGAATTTGATTAATTTGCGTCATCTCAACAATTCAAATGTACCTTCTCTGAAAGGGATGCCTCTGCAACTAGGGCGGTTGACTAATCTGCAGACACTAGCCAATTTTTCTGTGGGTAAAGGTAGCGCGTCTAGGTTGATGGACATAGGGCCCCTATTGCATCTTCGGGGGACATTACACCTCTCAAGATTGGAGAATGTGACTGAAGTTGAAGATGCAAGGAGGGCTGACTTAATTAGCAAGGAAGGGATTGATTTCTTGCTACTACAATGGTCAGAAGGGAGTGGCACAAGAGAAATGGAGGCAGATGTTCTTGACATGCTACAACCTCATAGAAATCTCAAGGAACTCACCATCAGGGGATATAGTGGTGTGAAGATTTCTACTTGGGTGGGAAATCCTTCGTTCACTAATATTGTAGTTGTACGCTTACAAGATTGCTGTAACTGCAAATTCTTGCCACCACTTGGACAATTGCCTTCTCTGAAAGAGATTTCTATAAAAGGAATGTCTGAAGTGGAAAATGTGGGTTCCGAGTTTTATGGAGAGGGCAGCTTTCCTTTTCCGGTACTAGAGACCCTTTCGTTTCAGAATATGCAACGATGGAAGGAGTGGTTTCCTTGCGAACGACTTCAGGGAATTAGAGAGTTTCCTTGCCTGAAAATGCTTTCCATAGATGCATGCCCCAAATTGGAGGGTACGATACCTGAGAACATTTCTTCATTAGAAAATCTTGTGATTCGCGAATGCGATCAGTTGGTGGTTTCAGTTGCCAACTACAGAGAACTTATCATGTTGTGCGTCCACAGTTGTAAAGGCTTGGTGTATCAGAGTGCGGTTGAGTTTCAGTTGCTAGATTTGGAAATAACTGGTTGTGCAGAGCTGACACCGTCGTTGCAGAGTGAGGATACATTACTGCAACACTTTACTTCTCTTCACCGTTTGACAATTGAAGGTAATTCTCACCTAGTTCAATTGCATCACCTGACATCACTTCAAGAACTTCACATTGACAAATGGCCAAGCCTAGTTTCTTTTCCAGAAGTTGACTTGCCGCCTTCTCTTAAGGAAATAAAGATTCGAGGTTGTGATTCTCTCACGCATTTTGCAAGATATCGTCTACCCCCAAGTTTAAGAAGAATAGAGATAAACAGATGCCAAAATTTGATATCATTAGTGGAGGACAGAGATGGTTCtgcatcatcatcttcttctccttgtttgACACAAAATGAGGAATCTTGTCTTGAATACTTGAGCATATGGAGTTGTCCATCTCTGACGTCCTTGTCATCTAGAATCCAGCTGCCCAAGGCGCTTAAGCACCTTCAGATACACACTTGTAAACAACTGGAGTTCATAACTGACACGTTCGACCACAACACTCATCTTGAATACATTCATATCTGGTATTGCCCAAATCTTAAATCTTTACCAGAAGGCCTTTGCTACCTTCCCAATCTTCAGAAGTTGAGTATTTATGGTTGTAGAAGTCTTGTTTCGTTCCAGCGGGGAGGATTTGAGATAATCGCTTccaatttgagagagattgacATCACTAATTGTGATAAACTGGAGGCCTTACCCAAAGGCATGCACAACCTCAACTCTCTTGAGATATTAAGAATCCCTTATTGTGATGGTTTCATGTCCTTTCTAGGAGAGGGCTTTCCCCCTAACCTAATATCACTTAAAattctgaatctcaagagttgCGAGCCCCTCTTCCAATGTGGTTTGCACAGACTAACCTCTCTCAGAGAGTTGTGGATCAGCGGTGAAGATCCAGATCTAGTCTTCTTTCCACCTACGGAGATGGTGCTCCCCAAATCTCTCATTAAACTCATCGTTGAAGACTTCCCACATCTCCGGTACCTGTCCAGCAAGGGCTTTCAGTTCCTCACATCTCTTAAATCTCTTTACATCTGGACTTGTCCCAAGCTAGAATCCATTCCATATGAGGGCCAGCTTGTTCCACTGACACAACTTAGTATCCGTCATTGTCCTCTGCTAGAAGCGAGATGCAAACCAGATAAAGGTCGATACTGGCGCTCCATAGCTCACGTCCCTTACATATGGTTGGGAGACAAGAGGATCCTAGCTCCCTGA